A part of Primulina eburnea isolate SZY01 chromosome 10, ASM2296580v1, whole genome shotgun sequence genomic DNA contains:
- the LOC140803142 gene encoding polyadenylate-binding protein-interacting protein 6-like: MKPGSSTLNPHASSYVPLSKRVAVDKSKDSNILLELQNENEAVWLGHQPGNTQGQLGNVSSSYLPNAGAFQSAEISKWKDRHAGEIYASSSYYQNDMPERSNSDEESDMDLAYLQMAFPGISEESISEAYMANRGDLDATVDMLNHLEYDHIDYSEKLPDSLDIEDVPEPGSFGDFASLKQKGVAGEAGSSMSSPSLPSASSTF; the protein is encoded by the exons ATGAAGCCTGGATCGTCCACTTTGAATCCCCATGCATCATCATACGTACCACTCTCAAAAAGAGTGGCTGTTGATAAGAGCAAGGATTCGAATATACTTCTAGAATTGCAGAATGAGAACGAGGCTGTTTGGCTTGGACATCAACCAGGAAATACCCAAGGACAGCTCGGAAATGTCTCGAGTAGTTATTTACCTAATGCTGGTGCTTTCCAATCTGCTGAGATTTCTAAATGGAAGGATCGTCATGCTGGCGAGATTTATGCTTCGTCATCTTATTATCAAAATGATATGCCTGAAAGGTCAAACTCTGATGAAGAATCTGATATGGATTTAGCATATCTTCAGATGGCATTTCCTGGAATATCAGAAGAGTCTATTTCTGAAGCCTATATGGCCAACAGAGGTGATTTAGATGCCACAGTTGACATGCTGAATCATCTTGAG TATGACCATATAGATTACTCTGAAAAGCTTCCTGACTCATTGGACATAGAGGATGTGCCAGAACCTGGTTCTTTTGGTGACTTCGCATCGCTAAAACAAAAGGGCGTGGCAGGAGAAGCTGGATCTTCAATGTCTTCGCCCAGCTTGCCCTCTGCTAGCTCAACTTTTTGA
- the LOC140842934 gene encoding uncharacterized protein has translation MKTAQSRQKTYINKIRRHLEFAVRDHVFVKIKPMKGVMRFGKKGKLSPKFIGQFEILEKERTSAYRVALPPNLAGVHNVFYVSMLKKHMMNPSHVPSFEPLQLSPNLTHKERPIQILDRQERRLQSKVTKLVKIEWLNHSDKEATWETESDTRS, from the coding sequence atgaagactgctcagagtcgtCAGAAGACCTACATCAACAAGATAAGGAGGCACCTTGAGTTTGCCGTAAGAGATCACGTCTTCGTAAAAATAaaacctatgaagggtgttatgagattcggGAAGAAAGGCAAATTAAGTCCGAAATTCATAGGACAatttgagatccttgagaaaGAAAGAACATCAGCCTATCGTGTAGCACTACCACCGAATCTGGCAGGTGTGCACAATGTGTTCTACGTTTCTATGCTAAAGAAGCACATGATGAATCCTTCACATGTACCAAGCTTCGAGCCATTACAGCTATCACCTAACCTGACACACAAGGAGAGGcctattcagattttggatcgacAGGAGAGGAGACTACAAAGCAAAGTTACCAAGTTGGTCAAGATCGAGTGGCTGAATCATTCTGAtaaggaagctacttgggagaccgaaTCCGACACGAGAAGTTGA